A single genomic interval of Shewanella halotolerans harbors:
- a CDS encoding peptide MFS transporter yields MSAAKPQGTMLGHPKGLFLLFTTELWERFSYYAMRAILVLYLVDAVQSQGGHGLGWTQADALNLYGTFTGLVYLTPLIGGWLADTFLGQRKAIMIGGALMAAGQFILGTPHAWVQGMETEVFYIGLGVLILGNGLFKPNISTMVGDLYEEGDHRRDGAFTIFYMGINVGAFLSGIIVGSVVAYFDGNFQAGFICAGIGMILSLIIQFLFAQKLLGDIGRVPAAQLEKQRAAEKGEVRKEPLTKVERDRIKVIMVMGLFTIIFWAGFEQAGGLMNLFTNDFTDRMIGSWEVPTTWFQSLNAMFIVIFAPVVASIWVRLGDREPNSPVKFALGLVLLATGFLFMIGAVLEMGGDANAKSSMWWLVGAYFFHTMGELCLSPIGLSMVTKLAPLRIASLMMGAWFLFVAAANKIGGIIGSFIGHGGAKEEQLANAMSIFAGIAITAALSGVILYFMADKLVDWMHGAEDSHHTEEEALEEEIAITAEHEAIKR; encoded by the coding sequence ATGAGTGCAGCAAAACCCCAAGGTACGATGCTCGGCCATCCTAAGGGACTGTTCCTGTTGTTTACAACTGAGTTATGGGAACGTTTCAGTTACTATGCGATGCGAGCCATCCTGGTACTTTATCTCGTCGATGCAGTACAATCCCAAGGTGGTCACGGTCTAGGTTGGACCCAAGCCGATGCCCTAAATCTTTACGGTACATTCACAGGTCTTGTTTACCTAACTCCCCTCATCGGTGGCTGGCTCGCCGATACATTCCTAGGTCAACGTAAAGCCATCATGATAGGTGGCGCCCTGATGGCCGCTGGTCAATTTATTCTTGGTACCCCGCATGCTTGGGTACAAGGCATGGAAACTGAAGTCTTCTATATTGGTCTGGGCGTCCTAATCTTAGGTAACGGCCTATTCAAGCCAAATATCTCTACTATGGTGGGTGACCTCTATGAAGAAGGCGATCACCGCCGTGACGGTGCATTCACCATCTTCTACATGGGTATTAACGTAGGTGCCTTCCTATCGGGCATCATAGTTGGTTCGGTCGTGGCTTACTTCGATGGTAACTTCCAAGCAGGCTTCATCTGTGCCGGTATTGGTATGATCCTCTCGCTGATCATCCAGTTCCTGTTCGCTCAAAAGCTGCTTGGCGATATCGGTCGTGTACCAGCCGCCCAACTTGAAAAGCAGAGAGCAGCAGAAAAAGGTGAAGTGCGCAAAGAGCCACTAACCAAAGTTGAGCGTGATCGCATCAAAGTGATCATGGTCATGGGTCTATTTACTATTATCTTCTGGGCTGGCTTCGAGCAAGCCGGTGGCCTAATGAACCTCTTCACCAACGACTTCACCGATCGTATGATTGGCAGCTGGGAAGTCCCAACTACTTGGTTCCAATCACTGAACGCTATGTTCATCGTTATCTTCGCCCCTGTAGTTGCCTCTATCTGGGTTCGCCTGGGTGACAGAGAACCAAACTCTCCGGTCAAATTTGCGCTAGGCTTGGTACTGCTTGCAACAGGCTTCCTGTTCATGATCGGTGCAGTACTTGAGATGGGCGGCGACGCTAATGCTAAATCAAGCATGTGGTGGTTGGTAGGTGCTTATTTCTTCCACACCATGGGTGAACTGTGCCTCTCTCCAATCGGCCTGTCTATGGTCACCAAGCTGGCTCCACTACGTATCGCATCACTCATGATGGGGGCATGGTTCCTGTTTGTTGCCGCGGCTAACAAGATTGGCGGTATTATCGGTTCATTCATCGGCCATGGTGGTGCAAAAGAGGAGCAGCTAGCCAACGCTATGTCTATCTTCGCCGGTATCGCTATCACGGCCGCACTGTCAGGCGTTATCCTCTACTTCATGGCGGACAAACTGGTTGACTGGATGCATGGCGCCGAAGACAGCCACCACACAGAAGAAGAAGCCTTAGAAGAAGAGATTGCTATCACTGCCGAGCATGAAGCAATTAAGCGCTAA
- a CDS encoding SLBB domain-containing protein — MLQRTKKVIITAVAALFLVGTQVQAITPSPQMIEQFKNLPASEQQRLARQYGIDPAMLGGASASQQNLNSPQVVQPRATNEVVDHSRDAANELNFSQDEQKKQLARFGYELFQGEPTTFAPVSDVPVPSEYLVGPGDRIKVQLFGKENKEYDLVINREGSIQFPELGPISVAGLSFAELRESLSHRISQQMIGIESNITMGELRSIRIFIAGDAYKPGSYTVSSLSTITQALFVAGGVNEIGSLRNIQVKRNGKLVGSMDLYDLLMRGDASGDIRLRSGDVVFIPPVGGLVSITGEVRRPAIYELKRNETVADIVAMAAGVKPGAYPKSSSIERYNSNGLRSIVNVDLTSAKGKLTKAQAGDFIRVKNASGQFEDAITVVGAVVRPGKYQWFDGQKVSDLLPSLWGDLSISADLNYAIIVREVNRYGKVKVLQFSPSRAIAEKDVTQDLLLAPRDKVMLFNYSDDTQNRYELNKLVKQRVKKVTSLTGDSLVGNDLFKAGFSQLDKMQLSERTQIGGVVVAKEAPDDKEQLVKGEVNKMLANLFEDKELIKLSGAMNRSELLYPVVAQLAAQGNSDKGTQVVAISGKVRHPGVYPLSQGAKVKDLVIAAGGLVEGAYTARAELTTTVIGSEESSVNHSSVNLDDALAGIDSANVALSSRDILTVMTTPDWQENKAVEIRGEVKFPGMYNIRRGETLADVIDRAGGFTQYAYLPSSVFVRESVRQQEQLEIKKLADQLRRDIATRGVSKDGNVVNYSDAKMMLTDLENIKAVGRLVVDLSAISIGIEQADIQLEDQDILYVPSVKQTIAVMGEVQHAATHRFKEGLTLDQYLEMSGGARERADEDRTYIIKANGSVLLPNRSMWFSSNTELNPGDTIIVPLDTEYKDNLTLWTQVTGIIYNSAVALATIAKL; from the coding sequence GTGTTACAACGAACCAAAAAAGTCATTATAACAGCGGTTGCCGCACTGTTTTTGGTGGGGACCCAGGTGCAGGCGATCACGCCTTCGCCGCAAATGATAGAGCAGTTTAAAAATCTGCCAGCTTCCGAGCAGCAAAGACTTGCCCGCCAGTATGGAATCGATCCTGCGATGCTTGGCGGTGCGAGTGCCTCACAGCAAAACCTCAATAGTCCGCAGGTTGTCCAGCCTCGTGCAACTAATGAAGTGGTCGATCATTCCCGCGATGCGGCTAATGAGCTTAATTTCTCACAGGATGAACAGAAGAAGCAGCTAGCACGTTTTGGCTACGAGCTTTTTCAAGGTGAACCTACCACTTTTGCCCCTGTCTCCGATGTTCCTGTTCCAAGTGAGTATTTGGTTGGCCCTGGCGACAGAATTAAGGTACAGCTCTTTGGCAAAGAGAATAAAGAATATGACCTGGTGATTAATCGAGAGGGGAGCATTCAATTCCCCGAACTCGGTCCTATCTCGGTAGCGGGTTTAAGTTTTGCCGAGCTTAGAGAGTCTCTGAGTCACCGTATTTCTCAGCAGATGATAGGGATTGAGTCGAACATCACCATGGGTGAGCTACGCTCTATTCGTATCTTTATCGCCGGTGATGCCTATAAGCCAGGTTCTTATACCGTCTCGAGTCTGTCTACTATCACCCAGGCGTTGTTTGTCGCCGGCGGGGTGAATGAGATTGGTTCACTTCGTAACATTCAAGTTAAGCGTAATGGCAAGCTAGTCGGTAGCATGGATCTGTACGATCTCTTGATGCGAGGTGATGCGTCAGGTGACATTCGTTTGCGCTCTGGCGATGTAGTGTTTATTCCCCCAGTAGGTGGACTCGTAAGTATTACTGGCGAAGTGCGTCGCCCTGCAATCTATGAGTTGAAACGTAATGAGACAGTTGCCGATATTGTAGCTATGGCCGCAGGGGTAAAGCCTGGCGCTTATCCTAAGAGTAGCAGTATAGAGCGATATAACAGTAATGGCCTTCGCAGTATCGTGAATGTAGATTTAACGTCTGCGAAAGGTAAATTAACAAAGGCGCAAGCGGGTGATTTCATACGTGTTAAAAATGCCTCTGGTCAGTTTGAAGATGCCATTACCGTAGTTGGCGCGGTTGTTAGACCAGGAAAATATCAATGGTTTGATGGCCAAAAAGTTAGTGATCTTCTGCCATCACTTTGGGGCGACCTTTCAATTTCAGCCGATCTCAATTATGCGATCATTGTGAGAGAGGTGAATCGCTACGGAAAGGTTAAGGTACTGCAATTCTCTCCTAGCCGCGCTATCGCCGAGAAAGATGTCACGCAAGATTTGTTATTAGCACCACGCGATAAGGTCATGCTATTTAACTATAGCGATGATACTCAAAATCGTTATGAATTAAATAAGTTGGTTAAACAGAGAGTTAAAAAGGTGACCTCACTTACCGGTGATAGCCTTGTGGGTAATGATCTGTTTAAGGCTGGCTTCTCTCAGCTAGATAAGATGCAACTTTCTGAGCGTACTCAAATCGGTGGTGTCGTTGTAGCTAAAGAAGCGCCTGATGATAAAGAGCAGCTCGTTAAGGGTGAAGTCAACAAGATGTTGGCTAACTTATTTGAGGATAAGGAACTGATTAAGCTCAGTGGTGCTATGAATCGCAGCGAGCTGCTCTATCCAGTCGTTGCACAGCTAGCTGCTCAAGGTAACTCAGATAAAGGCACGCAAGTCGTCGCCATAAGCGGTAAGGTACGTCATCCTGGTGTGTATCCTCTTTCTCAAGGGGCTAAGGTTAAAGACTTAGTTATTGCAGCTGGTGGATTAGTTGAAGGCGCGTATACAGCTCGAGCAGAATTGACCACCACGGTAATTGGAAGCGAAGAGTCTAGCGTTAACCATTCAAGTGTTAATTTAGATGACGCATTGGCAGGTATTGATAGTGCCAATGTGGCGTTAAGTTCCAGAGACATCTTGACGGTAATGACAACGCCAGATTGGCAGGAAAATAAGGCAGTCGAGATTCGCGGTGAGGTAAAATTCCCAGGCATGTATAACATTCGCCGTGGCGAAACACTTGCCGATGTGATCGACCGTGCGGGTGGTTTTACTCAGTATGCCTATTTACCATCCTCGGTGTTTGTTCGTGAGTCAGTACGTCAACAAGAGCAGCTTGAAATTAAGAAGCTTGCCGATCAATTGCGCCGTGATATTGCTACTCGCGGCGTTTCCAAAGATGGCAATGTGGTGAATTATAGCGATGCTAAAATGATGCTCACTGACCTTGAAAACATCAAGGCGGTAGGCCGTTTGGTTGTTGATTTGTCTGCTATATCAATTGGTATCGAACAAGCTGATATTCAGCTTGAAGATCAAGATATTCTCTATGTGCCATCAGTTAAGCAGACGATTGCGGTAATGGGTGAGGTGCAGCATGCCGCAACTCATAGGTTTAAAGAAGGCTTAACGTTAGATCAGTATCTTGAGATGTCTGGTGGCGCCAGAGAGCGCGCCGATGAAGATAGAACCTACATTATTAAGGCAAATGGTTCAGTGCTCCTGCCAAATCGTTCAATGTGGTTTAGCAGTAATACTGAGCTCAATCCTGGTGACACTATTATTGTACCGCTGGATACAGAGTATAAAGATAACCTCACACTCTGGACCCAGGTTACCGGCATTATTTATAACAGCGCCGTTGCATTGGCCACTATAGCCAAGTTATAG
- the rfaH gene encoding transcription/translation regulatory transformer protein RfaH, with protein MKSWYLVYCKPRSETRAQQNLALQQIETYLPTLPQQITKSGKTSVKRQPLFPCYLFIYFDPLEISVSKIHSTRGVSRIIGCREEMTAIDDAIVHSIKMREAKLLNALQLPSDDLLSGNAEPRLSVGDKVKFVEGPFKELEGIFEEQSGDKRCHILFEIMGQQKRVSVSRASIKGI; from the coding sequence ATGAAGTCTTGGTATCTTGTGTATTGCAAACCTCGCAGCGAGACACGCGCGCAGCAAAATCTTGCATTGCAACAGATAGAGACCTACCTGCCCACTCTCCCTCAACAGATCACTAAGTCCGGTAAGACTAGCGTAAAGCGCCAGCCGTTATTTCCCTGTTACCTGTTTATCTATTTCGATCCGCTAGAGATCAGCGTAAGTAAGATTCACTCGACACGAGGCGTGTCTCGAATCATAGGTTGCCGAGAAGAGATGACGGCGATCGACGATGCCATAGTGCATTCCATTAAGATGCGTGAGGCCAAGTTGCTTAATGCGCTGCAATTACCGAGTGATGATTTGTTGAGTGGCAACGCTGAGCCTAGGTTGTCTGTCGGCGATAAGGTGAAGTTTGTTGAAGGGCCATTTAAGGAGCTTGAAGGGATCTTTGAAGAGCAGAGTGGCGATAAGCGCTGTCACATTCTTTTTGAGATCATGGGCCAGCAAAAGAGGGTGTCGGTCTCGAGGGCCAGTATCAAGGGCATTTGA
- a CDS encoding response regulator, which produces MALEDLVILLVEDDPVFRSIVAAFLTNRGATVIEADDGQQGLERFSQHDFDIVLADLSMPILGGLDMLKQMIKRKPDTLSIVISGNQVMADVVEALRVGASDYLVKPVNDLCLIENAIRQCVGGSSQQDVHLEDLDELSYQELEEHLNLLEQNAEAAKSVQQQLFPPSVIDYPKAKIDYSLFKHDEVSAYFIDSVNVGESYLIMYMAHFHPQDNRCAFASVLLKSFVNQKLKRFRNDNTETIIEPFNMLSYLNERMSKSGLDIYVDIVYAVVELTHYRASIAQAGKGLRCYIRNEEGLMPLAMPDALQLGILEWGQPSTQFRNLMPGESLCVVSSNTEHREMLLNDEFVGLSYSPEVAPGGYVQMSF; this is translated from the coding sequence ATGGCGTTAGAAGATCTAGTGATACTGTTAGTGGAAGACGACCCGGTATTTCGCAGTATTGTGGCCGCCTTCTTGACCAATCGTGGTGCGACCGTTATCGAGGCCGATGATGGTCAGCAGGGGTTAGAGCGGTTTAGTCAGCACGATTTCGATATCGTGCTGGCGGATCTCAGCATGCCTATCCTGGGTGGGCTGGATATGCTCAAACAGATGATAAAGCGCAAGCCAGATACCCTCTCAATTGTCATTTCTGGCAACCAGGTGATGGCCGATGTGGTCGAGGCGCTCAGAGTGGGCGCAAGTGATTATTTGGTTAAGCCGGTTAACGATCTCTGTCTTATCGAAAATGCGATCCGCCAATGTGTGGGCGGCAGCAGTCAGCAAGATGTGCATCTGGAAGATCTTGACGAATTATCCTATCAAGAGTTGGAAGAGCACCTTAACTTGCTGGAGCAGAACGCCGAGGCAGCTAAGAGCGTGCAACAGCAGCTGTTTCCTCCTTCTGTCATCGATTATCCCAAAGCTAAGATTGACTATAGCCTTTTCAAGCATGACGAGGTGAGCGCGTACTTTATCGATAGCGTCAATGTGGGCGAAAGTTACCTCATCATGTATATGGCGCATTTTCATCCTCAAGATAATCGCTGCGCTTTTGCCAGCGTACTGCTTAAGAGTTTCGTCAACCAGAAGTTGAAACGGTTTCGCAATGACAATACCGAAACCATCATCGAGCCCTTTAATATGTTGAGTTACCTCAATGAGCGGATGAGTAAGTCGGGCTTGGATATCTATGTGGATATCGTTTACGCCGTGGTTGAACTGACCCATTACCGCGCTTCAATCGCCCAAGCGGGTAAGGGATTGAGGTGTTATATTCGCAATGAGGAAGGCTTGATGCCGCTTGCGATGCCTGACGCCCTGCAGTTGGGGATTTTAGAGTGGGGCCAGCCCAGCACTCAATTTCGAAACTTAATGCCGGGAGAGAGCCTGTGTGTGGTTTCTAGTAATACCGAGCATAGGGAGATGTTACTCAATGATGAGTTTGTCGGTTTGAGCTATAGCCCTGAGGTTGCCCCTGGTGGCTATGTGCAGATGAGCTTCTAG
- a CDS encoding MlaA family lipoprotein, producing MAQTDTSDERATDSTTAEVTIIYNDERDPLEGFNRAMWDFNYQFLDKYFYRPVAHGYNDILPRPVKTGVNNFVLNFEEPSSMVNNALQGKWGWAANAGGRFTINTTIGLLGVIDVADMMGLQRKQDEFNEVLGYYGVPNGPYFMAPFLGPYVTRELASDWVDGLYFPLSELTMWQSLAKWGLKNLHRRASAIDQERLVDNALDPYTFVKEAYFQHLDYKVYDGDIPVSTDDDELLDEYMTELD from the coding sequence ATGGCACAGACAGACACAAGCGATGAGCGTGCAACGGATAGCACCACAGCAGAAGTCACCATTATCTATAACGATGAGCGCGATCCCCTGGAGGGCTTTAACCGCGCCATGTGGGATTTCAACTATCAGTTTCTCGACAAATATTTCTATCGCCCCGTGGCACATGGCTACAATGATATCTTGCCTAGGCCGGTGAAAACTGGTGTTAATAACTTTGTCCTCAACTTCGAAGAACCCAGCTCTATGGTGAATAACGCCCTGCAGGGCAAGTGGGGTTGGGCGGCCAATGCCGGCGGACGGTTTACCATTAACACCACTATAGGTTTGTTGGGGGTCATCGATGTTGCCGACATGATGGGCTTACAGCGTAAACAGGACGAGTTTAATGAGGTGTTAGGCTACTACGGTGTGCCTAACGGCCCCTACTTTATGGCGCCGTTTTTAGGCCCCTATGTGACTCGCGAGTTGGCCTCGGATTGGGTGGATGGTCTCTATTTTCCGCTGTCTGAGCTGACCATGTGGCAATCCTTGGCCAAGTGGGGGCTGAAAAACCTACACAGGCGCGCATCGGCAATTGACCAAGAAAGACTTGTCGATAATGCACTTGACCCCTACACTTTTGTTAAGGAAGCGTATTTTCAGCATCTTGACTATAAAGTTTATGATGGCGACATACCCGTGTCGACTGATGATGACGAATTGCTCGACGAATACATGACAGAGCTTGATTAA